The following coding sequences lie in one Mucilaginibacter sp. KACC 22773 genomic window:
- a CDS encoding RagB/SusD family nutrient uptake outer membrane protein, whose translation MKNKHIIFMTFFAALILASCKKDSFLNRYPLSDISPQNFFKNETDLQIYCNQYYSTLPVQNFVNADDDSDDKANASINSYLAGTSTVPTTGGGWNFGFIRTCNFFLANYSKATISDDIKNIYVGETLFFRANDFWGKVKTFGDVPYVNKYIVDTSKSVLYGTRMPHKQVMDSVLKDINFAVAHLPVDAPDGRLNKYMALALKARICLWEGTYRKYFGVGDETIYLQQATDAAEQIMASGQFDIYSTGNPQSDYYNLFIQDELQGNPEAIMPMRYLTTVLTNNFDRQLGEAGDGYSKDFARSFLCTDGKPTSLSSLYKGDNTPDDEATNRDPRYKQQIATRGFDFLNGDIITLPRIGTSVTSTGYQPIKGRSSSLAAWNAGQSTFDVFIFRYAETLLIEAEAKAELGLCTQTVLDNTINKLRDRVGMPHMIIASLVKDPKSDFPALPVLIDEIRRERRIELGSEGFRFDDMHRWHAGTLINNSETALGMKLTPALRAQYPADQVSNIVVDGNNYIKVYPGITRTWNDKLYLNPLPIQELTLNPNLKQNSGW comes from the coding sequence ATGAAAAATAAGCATATTATATTCATGACATTTTTTGCTGCGCTAATATTGGCATCATGCAAAAAAGATAGTTTTCTTAACCGCTATCCGTTGAGCGACATCAGTCCGCAAAACTTCTTTAAAAATGAAACCGATTTGCAGATCTATTGCAATCAGTATTACTCAACGTTACCTGTTCAAAACTTTGTGAATGCCGATGACGATTCTGATGATAAGGCAAATGCCTCTATCAACTCCTACCTTGCAGGCACATCAACAGTGCCTACAACAGGCGGCGGATGGAATTTTGGCTTTATCCGTACCTGTAATTTTTTCCTGGCCAACTATTCAAAAGCGACTATAAGCGATGATATCAAAAACATTTATGTAGGCGAAACGCTATTTTTCAGGGCCAATGATTTTTGGGGCAAAGTAAAAACATTTGGCGATGTACCTTACGTTAATAAATATATTGTTGACACATCTAAAAGTGTTTTATACGGAACGCGTATGCCGCATAAGCAGGTGATGGATTCGGTACTCAAGGATATTAACTTCGCTGTCGCCCACTTGCCCGTAGATGCCCCCGATGGCCGCCTTAATAAGTATATGGCGCTTGCGCTAAAGGCAAGGATATGTTTGTGGGAAGGAACTTACCGTAAATATTTTGGCGTAGGCGACGAAACGATTTACCTGCAGCAGGCTACCGATGCAGCAGAACAGATCATGGCTTCGGGGCAGTTTGATATTTACAGTACGGGGAACCCCCAAAGCGATTATTACAACCTGTTTATACAGGATGAACTACAAGGTAACCCTGAAGCCATTATGCCTATGCGTTATCTGACAACAGTATTAACCAATAATTTCGACAGGCAGCTTGGCGAGGCCGGTGACGGGTATTCCAAGGATTTTGCCCGGTCGTTTTTATGTACCGATGGCAAACCAACCTCGCTTAGTTCGCTTTATAAGGGTGATAATACGCCCGATGATGAAGCAACCAACCGCGACCCCCGTTATAAACAACAAATTGCGACAAGAGGGTTCGACTTTTTAAACGGGGATATTATCACGTTACCCCGTATCGGTACGTCAGTTACTTCTACCGGTTATCAGCCAATAAAGGGGCGTTCGTCAAGCCTTGCCGCCTGGAATGCAGGACAATCTACATTTGATGTATTTATTTTCAGGTATGCCGAAACGTTGCTGATAGAAGCAGAGGCTAAGGCAGAACTGGGCCTTTGTACGCAAACAGTATTGGATAATACCATTAACAAATTGCGCGACAGGGTAGGCATGCCCCACATGATCATTGCCAGCCTTGTTAAAGATCCAAAATCAGACTTTCCAGCATTACCGGTACTCATTGACGAGATCAGGAGAGAAAGAAGGATTGAACTGGGATCAGAAGGATTTCGCTTTGATGATATGCACCGCTGGCATGCCGGTACGCTCATCAATAACTCCGAAACAGCTCTGGGTATGAAACTTACGCCTGCACTCAGGGCCCAGTATCCCGCGGACCAGGTAAGCAATATTGTTGTTGACGGTAATAATTATATTAAAGTTTACCCGGGTATTACCCGTACGTGGAACGATAAATTATACTTAAATCCTTTACCTATACAGGAGTTAACCCTGAACCCTAACCTGAAGCAAAACTCTGGATGGTAG
- a CDS encoding SusC/RagA family TonB-linked outer membrane protein: MKLTIVILIIAFAQVSAKSFGQLITLHEKNVSVDKVLSLIETQTGYHFVYYDNLDVLKSKTLNINVEKQTIADVLDQCLNGMPVSYKIFKKTIALKETEPLQTAKSVIAVQKISGTVIDDKGAPLPGASVILKDTKKGTVTNAEGQFSIDAKPGDVLVISFIGFQTREVVIGSQSNIEVRMTAFANSLNELVVVGYGTQKKVNLTGAVASVGADKLESRPIVNLGDGLNGLIPNLNVNLNNGQPGTGASYSVRGYTTISGSPNPLILVDGVQRDPNLIDPNDVASVSVLKDAASAAIYGGRAAFGVILITTKTGKKGATQITYSGSYTSSRPTKMPDYINSKDYLNMFNAAQRSGAKSGGYTSNDPFTAQDSTNIMAYFNDPAHNPSAYVDPGNPQRYRYVGNTNWIKVLYPGWAPQQQHYLSVSGGEGKTTYSANMGYFTQNGLEKVANQVYKRYTPSLKIVSDVTKWLTFNFNMSMTHTDNNQSAYTNQSNQGGAWIPNDLRPLMPVYNPDGNFSGQGNYTNPVAVIKQNGRDINSENDFWTTGRIILNPVKHLTITSDYTWNSYTAFDREQVIPFNEYGVDGAFLNIFPHTNPSRVSEYRHNDNYNAFNAYATYENTFGTKNYFKALAGYNQEYFHYVLSNATAHNLIDPTLPAIGTNNDPKPKVGGAETQSALIGTFFRLNYIYDKRYLLEVNGRYDGTSRFPANHRYAFSPSVSAGWNIAEESFMAGLKSTLDELKIRVSYGQLPNQQASNGVSSSAQYPYIATQSTGTVNYLFNNLPGVTVGAPGLISTTLTWEKVQTKNIGLDYALLNSRLSGSFDYFITDTKNMLVAGQQLPAVLGTGAPLRNAADLGTKGWELSVSWKDRMFDKQLFYSVSLGLSDSRSTITRYDLNPTLSIGDYYPGQKLGSIWGFVSDGFYKTDADAAKVDNSALAGYTWLAGDIKYADLNNDGKISYGSNTVTNPGDQKIIGNTTPRYRFGVNLNLAYKSFDFAAFFQGILKGDFVPNDYVFYGFKGNEWNIPYGYATDYWTPQNPNAYFSRPRFNGSGNQQTQTMYLQNAAYCRVKQITLGYSLPAQLINKLSLHKVRVYVTGANLFTITSMFKGYDPEIVSNGGNFGTYPINKSVSFGLQATL; this comes from the coding sequence CTAACGATTGTCATATTGATTATAGCATTTGCACAAGTAAGTGCAAAAAGCTTTGGTCAGCTAATTACACTTCATGAAAAGAATGTGTCTGTAGACAAGGTTTTATCATTAATAGAAACCCAGACAGGATATCATTTTGTATACTACGATAATCTTGATGTTCTTAAATCAAAAACTTTAAATATTAATGTAGAAAAGCAGACCATTGCCGATGTTCTCGACCAGTGCCTCAATGGTATGCCGGTAAGTTATAAAATATTCAAAAAGACCATCGCTTTAAAGGAGACTGAGCCATTACAAACTGCAAAGTCGGTTATTGCTGTTCAAAAGATCAGTGGAACTGTTATCGACGACAAAGGTGCGCCATTACCCGGAGCATCTGTAATATTAAAGGATACTAAAAAAGGTACTGTGACCAATGCAGAGGGACAATTTTCAATTGATGCCAAACCTGGCGACGTGCTCGTTATTTCTTTCATAGGCTTTCAAACCAGGGAGGTTGTAATTGGTTCACAATCGAATATTGAAGTCAGAATGACCGCTTTTGCCAACTCATTAAATGAATTGGTGGTTGTAGGATACGGCACGCAAAAAAAGGTTAATTTAACCGGGGCAGTTGCCAGCGTGGGTGCCGATAAACTGGAAAGCAGGCCGATTGTAAACCTTGGAGATGGTTTAAACGGCTTAATCCCTAATTTGAATGTTAACCTTAACAACGGACAGCCTGGCACCGGGGCCAGTTATAGCGTAAGAGGGTATACAACCATAAGCGGTAGCCCAAATCCGCTAATATTGGTTGATGGGGTACAGCGCGACCCCAACCTGATAGACCCTAATGATGTGGCGAGTGTATCGGTATTGAAAGACGCCGCTTCAGCGGCTATTTACGGGGGGCGGGCGGCTTTTGGTGTGATCCTGATTACCACCAAAACCGGCAAAAAAGGCGCTACACAAATTACGTACTCGGGCTCCTACACTTCATCTCGGCCAACCAAAATGCCTGATTATATCAATTCCAAGGATTACCTGAATATGTTTAACGCCGCCCAAAGATCGGGCGCGAAAAGTGGCGGTTATACATCCAACGATCCTTTTACCGCCCAGGATTCCACTAATATCATGGCTTATTTTAACGATCCTGCCCATAACCCTTCGGCATACGTGGATCCCGGCAACCCGCAGCGCTACCGTTATGTAGGCAATACCAACTGGATCAAGGTATTATATCCCGGCTGGGCACCTCAGCAACAGCACTATTTGTCGGTATCCGGTGGCGAGGGGAAAACAACCTACTCGGCCAATATGGGTTATTTTACCCAGAACGGATTGGAAAAAGTAGCCAACCAGGTATATAAAAGGTATACGCCAAGCTTAAAGATTGTATCGGATGTTACCAAGTGGCTTACATTTAATTTCAATATGTCTATGACGCATACTGATAATAATCAAAGCGCCTATACTAACCAGTCCAATCAGGGCGGTGCATGGATCCCGAACGACCTGCGCCCTTTAATGCCCGTGTATAACCCTGATGGCAACTTTTCAGGCCAGGGTAATTATACAAATCCTGTAGCGGTTATAAAGCAGAATGGCCGGGATATCAACTCCGAAAACGATTTCTGGACAACTGGCCGTATTATATTAAACCCGGTTAAGCACCTTACCATTACGTCAGATTATACCTGGAACAGCTATACCGCGTTTGACAGGGAACAGGTTATCCCCTTTAACGAATACGGTGTCGACGGCGCTTTTTTAAATATATTCCCACATACCAATCCATCCAGGGTATCTGAATACCGGCATAATGATAATTACAATGCCTTTAACGCTTATGCCACGTATGAAAACACTTTTGGAACTAAAAACTATTTTAAAGCGCTTGCAGGATATAACCAGGAGTATTTTCATTATGTACTAAGCAATGCCACTGCCCACAACCTGATAGACCCTACGCTGCCGGCAATTGGCACTAATAATGATCCAAAACCTAAGGTAGGCGGAGCCGAAACACAATCCGCCTTAATCGGCACTTTTTTCAGGTTGAACTATATATATGATAAAAGGTACCTGTTGGAGGTAAATGGCAGGTACGATGGCACATCACGTTTCCCGGCTAATCACCGCTATGCCTTCTCTCCATCAGTATCGGCTGGCTGGAACATAGCCGAAGAAAGCTTTATGGCGGGGCTTAAAAGTACCCTTGATGAATTAAAGATCAGGGTTTCTTATGGCCAGTTACCCAATCAGCAGGCATCAAACGGTGTATCTTCATCGGCGCAGTATCCTTATATAGCTACGCAAAGCACAGGTACGGTTAACTATTTATTCAATAACCTGCCGGGTGTTACTGTTGGTGCGCCGGGCCTTATCAGCACTACCCTTACCTGGGAAAAAGTGCAGACAAAAAATATAGGTTTAGATTATGCTTTGTTAAACAGCCGGCTAAGCGGCAGTTTTGACTACTTTATTACCGATACTAAAAACATGCTGGTTGCCGGGCAACAATTGCCGGCAGTTTTAGGTACGGGTGCGCCTTTAAGAAATGCCGCCGACCTGGGGACAAAAGGCTGGGAGTTGAGTGTGAGCTGGAAAGACCGCATGTTTGATAAGCAGCTGTTTTACAGCGTTAGCCTTGGCCTGTCTGATTCCAGGAGCACCATAACCAGGTACGACCTTAACCCAACATTAAGCATAGGCGATTATTATCCGGGCCAGAAACTTGGCAGTATCTGGGGCTTTGTAAGCGATGGCTTTTACAAAACCGATGCCGATGCAGCAAAAGTTGATAACAGCGCACTCGCCGGGTACACCTGGCTTGCCGGGGATATTAAATATGCCGACCTGAATAACGATGGAAAGATTAGCTACGGCAGCAATACGGTAACAAACCCGGGCGATCAAAAAATTATAGGTAATACTACCCCACGCTACCGGTTTGGGGTTAATTTAAACCTGGCATACAAAAGTTTTGATTTCGCTGCTTTTTTCCAGGGGATCTTAAAAGGCGATTTTGTACCTAACGACTACGTTTTTTACGGATTTAAAGGTAACGAGTGGAATATCCCCTATGGGTACGCAACAGACTACTGGACGCCACAAAACCCAAATGCCTATTTTTCGCGTCCGAGGTTTAATGGTTCAGGAAACCAGCAAACCCAAACCATGTATTTGCAAAATGCTGCTTACTGTCGCGTAAAACAAATAACCCTGGGTTATTCGCTTCCGGCACAGCTTATTAATAAACTAAGCCTGCATAAGGTGAGGGTATATGTTACCGGCGCCAACCTTTTTACCATAACATCCATGTTTAAAGGTTACGACCCTGAAATTGTGAGTAATGGCGGCAATTTTGGCACATATCCCATCAATAAATCGGTATCGTTTGGCCTGCAGGCCACTTTATAA